In Rana temporaria chromosome 3, aRanTem1.1, whole genome shotgun sequence, a single window of DNA contains:
- the LOC120933646 gene encoding olfactory receptor 1020-like → MDVVNKTQVTMFEFSGLSDNKKLAPFLFFFFLLVYVVTVLGNVGMIFVVHASSSLHTPMYFFLNYLSLVDFFYASTLTPKMLSDLISERRFISFVGCALQFFFYAALASTEVFILSCMAYDRYVAICHPLHYVLIMTKKKCWGLVLFSFCIGFCQAVVPTSCVFNLQFCRSNLINHYYCDIPPLLELACSSPHLCYILINILLCLCTISSMVIILVSYMHIISSILKMKTFKSQRKAFSTCSSHLICSTMFYVTVFINYFSSSSDSLEKHDKSVTVFYSLVTPMLNPLIYSLRNQEVKRVIMQIVRRHRSQK, encoded by the coding sequence ATGGATGTCGTGAACAAGACCCAAGTCACCATGTTCGAGTTTTCAGGTCTGAGTGACAATAAGAAACTTGCCCCGttcctctttttcttctttctgctTGTATACGTTGTGACGGTCTTAGGAAATGTCGGTATGATATTTGTTGTCCATGCCTCCAGCAGCCTCCACACACCAATGTACTTCTTCTTGAACTATCTGTCTTTGGTAGACTTCTTCTACGCATCAACATTGACTCCTAAAATGTTGTCTGACCTGATATCTGAGAGAAGGTTTATCTCATTTGTCGGCTGTGCCCTCCAGTTCTTTTTCTACGCTGCCCTGGCAAGCACTGAAGTTTTCATCCTCTCTTGCATGGCATATGACCGTTATGTGGCTATCTGCCACCCTCTCCATTATGTTTTGATTATGACTAAGAAAAAGTGTTGGGGCCTGGTTCTATTTTCCTTCTGTATTGGTTTCTGTCAGGCTGTGGTTCCAACCAGTTGTGTGTTTAATCTTCAGTTTTGTAGATCCAACCTTATAAACCATTACTACTGTGACATCCCACCATTGCTTGAACTGGCCTGCTCTAGTCCTCACCTTTGCTACATATTAATTAACATCCTTCTTTGCCTTTGTACCATCAGCTCCATGGTAATAATCTTGGTTTCCTACATGCATATTATTTCTTCTATTCTAAAGATGAAAACCTTCAAAAGCCAACGAAAGGCTTTCAGTACCTGCTCCTCCCATTTGATCTGTTCCACCATGTTCTACGTCACAGTCTTCATCAACTATTTCAGTTCATCTTCTGATTCCTTAGAGAAACACGACAAATCTGTTACTGTCTTCTACTCCCTGGTGACGCCAATGCTGAATCCTCTTATCTACAGCCTGAGGAATCAAGAGGTTAAAAGGGTCATAATGCAAATTGTGCGAAGGCATCGAAGTCAGAAATGA
- the LOC120930772 gene encoding olfactory receptor 1020-like: MDNLNQTQVTMFVLSGITDNDSLVPFLFIFFSAVYILTIIGNVGMMAMVHLASNLQTPMYYFLSYLSLVDLVYSSTTTPKMLADLVSQSKTISFNGCAAQFFFFAAMAGTEVLLLSSMSYDRYAAICHPLRYISIMTMKKCWSLVVFSFGCGFLQAALQTSCVFSLQFCGPNHVDQFYCDIPPLMKLSCSKGFSCDVVNLAVISSFGLYSLAAILVSYTLIISSILRIKTSGNRQKAFITCSSHITCASIFFIAIFFTYFRPPSSVLRKQDKAASIFYSMVTPMLNPLIYSLRNQDVKTVIIKAAKSCH; this comes from the coding sequence ATGGACAACCTAAACCAGACTCAGGTGACAATGTTTGTGCTTTCCGGAATAACGGATAACGACTCACTTGTCCCATTCCTCTTTATTTTCTTCTCTGCGGTTTACATTTTGACCATCATTGGAAATGTGGGCATGATGGCCATGGTCCACTTAGCCTCTAACCTCCAAACTCCGATGTACTACTTCTTGAGTTACCTCTCTTTGGTGGATCTTGTGTATTCCTCTACTACCACTCCAAAAATGCTGGCTGACCTAGTTTCTCAGAGCAAGACCATATCGTTTAATGGTTGTGCTGcccagtttttcttttttgccgcaATGGCAGGTACTGAGGTTCTCCTTCTCTCGAGCATGTCATATGATCGATACGCTGCTATCTGTCACCCTCTTCGATACATTTCAATAATGACCATGAAGAAATGTTGGTCCCTGGTGGTCTTCTCCTTTGGTTGCGGCTTCTTACAGGCAGCATTGCAGACCAGTTGTGTGTTCAGTCTTCAGTTCTGTGGACCAAACCATGTAGACCAATTCTACTGTGACATCCCACCTCTAATGAAACTGTCCTGCTCAAAGGGATTTTCTTGCGATGTTGTCAACTTAGCGGTGATAAGTTCTTTTGGTTTGTATTcattggcagccatcttggtgtcATATACTTTGATCATTTCCTCCATTCTACGTATAAAAACCTCTGGAAACCGTCAAAAGGCATTCATCACATGCTCGTCCCATATCACATGTGCCTCCATCTTTTTCATAGCAATTTTCTTCACATATTTCCGCCCTCCATCCAGTGTTCTTAGGAAACAAGACAAGGCAGCCTCTATCTTCTATTCCATGGTGACCCCAATGCTAAATCCTCTTATTTACAGCTTGAGGAATCAAGACGTGAAAACTGTTATTATAAAAGCAGCGAAAAGTTGTCATTGA